The genomic window TTGCGCTGGGTGTCCTGATCGATCTGGTTCGTATCATCCGCCGTGGCGACGGTGAATTCGGAGGCCACGCTGGCGGCGATCGCGCTGCCGACTTCCTGACCGACCGTGTCATCGAAATTGAAATGGATGCCCAAGTACACACGACTGCGACCGTTCTCGGCCATCGCTTCGCTGAAGGACTCAAACGTCCGCACCGCGTCGTCCAGTTCCAGCCCATAGGCTTCCTGTAATTCCGGATCCTCCAACAGCCCTTGCAGTTCGTCCGACGACAGTTCGAAAGCGATATCGTCGGTGCCGTAGAATTCCTGGAGTGTGGTGAACAGCGCGCCGCCGAAGGTAGCATGCCCGGAGATGTAGGTGGGGAACTGGGGTGTGAAACCGGTCAGGTCCTCGCCGTTGGGTGCGCCCAGGGCGACCCAATCCGCGTCCGCTTCGGTCAACGCATTGCCGTCGGTGTCACCGGCCTGAATCGCCGTGACGGGACGCCAGAATTCTTCGGTGAACTTGGTATCCCAAGCCGTGATGGCTGCGTCGGCCATGGCCACGGAAGCTTGCGCGAACAGCGCCGCGTTCTCTTCCATACTATTGCCCTGCTGCTCGGCGATCTGAATCAGCACGTCGTTATACAGTGCCAAGGGCGTCCCCAAACCTTCGCGATCATAAGCCCAGAACAGCCCAGCTTCGGTTTGATCCTCAGTGCGGGTTTCGCTATCGAGCGCCCCCAACTCGATCACCTCGTTGTAGGCTTCGGCGTATTCTTCGCTGCTCAAATCGGGTGGCGATTCAGGCGAAAACTCGTCGGTTGAGCCGATGGCAAAGGTATCCACTTCCCCCCAAGCGGGTCCCCACGCCGGGACGTCGGGGTTGAGCGGATCAACTTGAAAATACCCCACTTCGTCGGTGTACTTGTACTCACCGATCACGTCGGAGCCATCGTTGGCACGGATGGCCAGGATCGTGCTGCCGATCTCGCTGCCCACCGTCAAACTGGCCTCGCTATCGCGATTCGCTCCGGCACTGGCAAGGCTCGCTTGCAGGAAAGCGTCCAGCGTTTCCTGTTGCTCCGGATACAAACCACTGAGCACCGTGTAGGCTGCCTGAGCAGCCACGATTTCGGCGGACAGCTCGGTCCTGTCGCTCACATTCAGATCGTACTCGTAGAACGTATCCGCATCGGATCCGCTGGTTGCAATCCCCACGGCATCATAGATAGCCAGGTTCAGCATGGCCATCGAGCGGGAAGCGTAGCCGGGGGTTTGCAACGTCCCCTCGGCGTCGGCCAGGACTTCTCCAAACAGATCATTCCAGGCCAGCACCACATCA from Roseimaritima ulvae includes these protein-coding regions:
- a CDS encoding phosphatase PAP2 family protein; the encoded protein is MSRKRSQTRRRLRTESLEMRRLLAADFLSNDLVSQDDSVASEVSAFSTSNADRTGQQSQSDSSASDDVSSESTDVVLAWNDLFGEVLADAEGTLQTPGYASRSMAMLNLAIYDAVGIATSGSDADTFYEYDLNVSDRTELSAEIVAAQAAYTVLSGLYPEQQETLDAFLQASLASAGANRDSEASLTVGSEIGSTILAIRANDGSDVIGEYKYTDEVGYFQVDPLNPDVPAWGPAWGEVDTFAIGSTDEFSPESPPDLSSEEYAEAYNEVIELGALDSETRTEDQTEAGLFWAYDREGLGTPLALYNDVLIQIAEQQGNSMEENAALFAQASVAMADAAITAWDTKFTEEFWRPVTAIQAGDTDGNALTEADADWVALGAPNGEDLTGFTPQFPTYISGHATFGGALFTTLQEFYGTDDIAFELSSDELQGLLEDPELQEAYGLELDDAVRTFESFSEAMAENGRSRVYLGIHFNFDDTVGQEVGSAIAASVASEFTVATADDTNQIDQDTQRNRNRNQGREQDNRDQRNQGNRNTQDRFAAIDSAFADQRFGNRR